In the genome of Dermacentor andersoni chromosome 3, qqDerAnde1_hic_scaffold, whole genome shotgun sequence, one region contains:
- the LOC126524974 gene encoding neprilysin-2-like — MSQEARNEQRSASRITVLPPAYPRARTGSLSTLPAFAVVLLSTAGCTVVLGALVCFYTAFSGSTLATVGARGIGKGERPIFDVSSLKDTVCRSQFCEWNKDYILDVVDETKDPCDDFYAHVCNPQRWLDAGNRSTSRPFSEFSAAQLMDDMERFFRYFVELRGKPIGDNFLVRMMWVYDACKRDSGANGNASAELADILSALGLSGATGFESAIVGTIARVTAIGDRHLRLHPLFKVHVRHAGALNSTAGYDVILSAPHTHYRRFLTNFPGSTDSQYVDLVTRALILYSATTSSAMARKVMLLEKRLERMMLTSEEQLMRPPQEKYSSLNDLFLSDRWDWSLYFNTLFNTSGRGIGNKTEVFVNDPTFFWGLGAVLTVAWEPIIVNYMIFKAIVELSPVLGQETEYLIRLTHDYEAQNTAERQAACFGLLEKLFKYGTGIVAKLTLGKEFATTPRLHMNRQLSSLFGVSRRLIADLVNSGRSWISAADKGTALGKLHAMNFEFGAQCNLVEYELYRRALEAKYDVHVPQSVAQSAETGVTLPHWNHYSLPRVVFNLYSLAANRYWDAWGNDTSPAYDNRYTLTVFRPGYELQRPSNVLVLSHATTAFLTHLSNIIEPVVYGVVAVHLVRGLLEALTLSGSSLDAHFLSRPWWSIATFNAYENVSTCLRSEYQPFLAEGIRMRTLEMDFIDNAILYPLFRLYRNEVTIRGDVNLTDRFEKRESEEIAEMDQMFFYNLAIALCDLRDEELWQQQKLFHRTPAPWRVNLPLRNFPKFAEAFKCKPSSRMNPERRCTIWKEKLELEEKLILT, encoded by the coding sequence ATGTCCCAAGAGGCAAGAAACGAGCAGCGAAGTGCCTCGAGAATAACAGTCCTGCCACCGGCTTATCCTAGAGCTCGGACTGGCAGCCTCAGCACATTACCCGCTTTCGCCGTTGTGCTTCTCTCGACCGCTGGCTGCACCGTGGTACTGGGCGCTTTAGTCTGCTTCTACACAGCTTTCTCGGGATCAACATTGGCGACAGTTGGCGCGCGCGGCATCGGCAAAGGCGAGCGCCCAATTTTTGACGTGTCCAGCTTGAAGGACACGGTGTGCCGGTCTCAGTTCTGCGAGTGGAACAAGGACTACATTCTTGATGTCGTGGACGAGACGAAGGATCCGTGCGACGACTTTTACGCTCACGTATGCAATCCCCAGCGCTGGCTTGACGCGGGCAACAGAAGCACATCGAGGCCCTTTTCGGAATTCAGCGCGGCGCAGCTCATGGACGACATGGAAAGATTCTTTCGCTACTTCGTTGAACTCAGAGGCAAGCCGATCGGAGACAACTTCCTGGTACGCATGATGTGGGTCTATGATGCGTGCAAGAGAGACTCTGGGGCAAATGGTAACGCCTCTGCCGAACTCGCCGACATACTTAGCGCTCTGGGTTTGTCTGGAGCGACGGGGTTCGAGAGTGCGATCGTGGGAACTATTGCGCGAGTGACAGCAATTGGAGACAGGCACTTGAGGCTCCATCCGTTGTTCAAGGTTCACGTAAGGCACGCAGGCGCGCTAAACTCAACAGCGGGCTACGACGTTATTCTTTCGGCGCCTCATACGCACTACCGACGCTTTCTAACAAACTTTCCCGGATCAACCGATTCGCAGTACGTCGATTTGGTCACCAGAGCGCTGATCTTGTACTCCGCAACGACGAGTAGTGCCATGGCGAGAAAAGTAATGCTGCTGGAGAAGCGACTGGAAAGAATGATGTTGACCTCGGAAGAGCAGCTGATGAGGCCTCCTCAGGAAAAGTATTCGTCGCTTAATGATTTGTTTCTCTCCGACAGATGGGACTGGTCACTCTATTTTAACACTCTGTTCAATACCTCTGGCAGAGGCATCGGCAACAAAACTGAAGTCTTCGTTAACGATCCCACATTTTTCTGGGGCCTCGGCGCTGTCTTGACCGTCGCATGGGAGCCGATCATCGTAAACTACATGATATTTAAAGCCATCGTAGAGCTCTCCCCCGTGTTGGGGCAAGAAACAGAATACCTCATTAGGCTTACGCACGACTACGAAGCACAAAACACGGCCGAGCGACAGGCAGCTTGTTTCGGCCTCCTTGAGAAACTATTCAAGTACGGCACCGGCATCGTCGCGAAGTTAACGCTCGGGAAAGAATTCGCTACCACGCCACGGTTACACATGAACCGCCAGCTCTCGTCTCTATTCGGCGTGTCCCGCAGGCTGATCGCGGACTTGGTGAACTCGGGACGCTCGTGGATTAGTGCTGCGGACAAGGGCACGGCCTTGGGAAAGCTACATGCCATGAACTTTGAGTTTGGCGCTCAATGCAACCTTGTCGAGTACGAGTTATACAGACGAGCGTTAGAGGCTAAATATGATGTGCACGTACCACAATCGGTAGCTCAAAGCGCGGAAACCGGAGTTACGCTACCTCACTGGAACCATTATTCGCTACCACGCGTCGTGTTCAACCTTTACTCCCTAGCGGCGAATAGGTATTGGGATGCCTGGGGCAACGACACGTCGCCTGCCTATGACAACCGATACACACTCACAGTTTTCCGACCGGGCTACGAGCTTCAGCGCCCTAGCAATGTGCTTGTCCTCTCGCACGCTACTACGGCGTTTCTCACCCATCTCAGCAACATCATCGAGCCTGTCGTGTATGGTGTGGTGGCTGTGCACCTGGTGAGGGGCTTGCTAGAAGCGCTTACCTTGAGTGGATCTTCTCTGGACGCTCACTTCCTGTCTCGCCCTTGGTGGAGCATCGCGACCTTTAATGCGTACGAAAACGTCAGTACCTGTCTAAGGTCTGAGTACCAGCCGTTCCTGGCTGAAGGAATTCGCATGCGTACGTTAGAAATGGACTTTATAGACAACGCTATTCTCTACCCTCTGTTTCGTCTTTATAGAAACGAAGTGACCATCCGCGGAGACGTGAACTTGACTGATCGTTTTGAAAAGCGTGAATCGGAAGAAATAGCTGAAATGGACCAGATGTTTTTCTATAATTTGGCCATTGCTCTATGCGATCTGAGGGACGAAGAGTTgtggcaacagcaaaagctcttTCACAGAACTCCAGCTCCATGGCGCGTAAACCTTCCACTTCGGAACTTTCCCAAGTTCGCTGAAGCTTTCAAATGCAAGCCCAGTTCCCGAATGAACCCGGAACGGCGCTGCACTATCTGGAAAGAGAAACTAGAATTGGAGGAAAAATTAATACTTACCTGA
- the LOC129383185 gene encoding solute carrier family 35 member G1-like encodes MDSGPQQVEARMILPGDEEGNSANRPGRAKNTTESSTVDCAGIPNVIAASADNFSSNDASPCNPNADSRTSPSTGLGQEVTISLVDTNVPVAASAKDTKCPGEIIAEGHPIPLNETKPRQSGSILPSLRRLLHSLSRPSGVAKMVRSYSCVDLRPLESESTENSSGVRQRGSGYHSLILGILLAGGTSAVLSLVNVIIKRLPTVSTLEVLTFMSFGVFIGILPTATEEVQPFGPRKAQPLLFARALLSMGSSILRLTSLSYLTIADSSITTTLTPLMVGITATLFLAEPFHWTQGVAMALSVLGITLVVKPTFLAAAAGWQAKTQYIGIAYGLSHAVLNGVTTVCIRSTKGVSRSVVVFHYGCLSMLLVSILSIAMGRLKVFYDGSQIGYLLLISHLTFALQMFLSKALQFESASLVTIIKTSSDVIFGFIMQAVFLNVHPDMFSVTGGSLILFGVLILGLRKIAQSADPQSSMKRKLRFLL; translated from the exons ATGGATAGTGGCCCTCAACAGGTAGAAGCCAGAATGATACTCCCAGGCGATGAGGAGGGAAATAGTGCCAACAGGCCTGGAAGAGCGAAGAACACGACCGAAAGCTCCACCGTGGACTGCGCCGGAATTCCGAACGTGATAGCGGCTTCTGCCGACAACTTTTCATCAAACGACGCCTCGCCTTGTAATCCCAACGCCGACTCCAGGACATCGCCATCCACAGGCCTCGGGCAAGAGGTAACCATTTCACTCGTCGACACAAACGTGCCAGTAGCTGCCTCTGCCAAAGATACCAAATGTCCCGGAGAGATAATTGCGGAGGGGCATCCAATACCCCTCAACGAGACCAAGCCGCGCCAGTCCGGAAGCATCCTGCCATCCCTGCGACGGTTGTTGCACTCCCTGTCGCGTCCCTCGGGCGTCGCGAAGATGGTCCGCAGTTACAGCTGCGTCGACTTGAGACCTCTAGAAAGCGAAAGTACTGAGAACAGCAGCGGAGTTCGTCAGAGAGGCAGCGGCTACCACTCGCTCATCCTGGGCATCCTACTCGCCGGCGGCACCAGTGCCGTGCTTTCCCTGGTCAATGTGATCATCAAGCGGCTGCCGACTGTGAGCACGCTCGAGGTGCTCACATTCATGTCGTTCGGCGTCTTCATCGGCATCCTCCCCACGGCCACGGAAGAAGTGCAGCCATTCGGACCGAGAAAAGCCCAGCCGCTTCTTTTTGCGCGGGCCCTTCTGTCAATGGGCTCGTCCATACTGAGGCTGACGAGCTTGTCCTACCTGACTATCGCCGACTCGTCCATCACGACGACCCTCACCCCGCTTATGGTCGGCATCACGGCGACGTTGTTCCTCGCCGAGCCCTTTCACTGGACCCAGGGCGTGGCCATGGCATTGTCCGTGCTCGGCATCACGCTCGTGGTGAAGCCGACGTTTCTGGCCGCCGCTGCTGGTTGGCAAGCGAAGACGCAGTACATCGGCATCGCTTACGGACTGAGTCACGCTGTGCTGAACGGCGTCACCACCGTATGCATACGGTCGACGAAGGGTGTGTCACGGAGCGTTGTGGTCTTTCACTACGGCTGTCTCTCGATGCTCCTGGTGTCCATCTTGTCCATAGCCATGGGTCGCCTCAAGGTCTTCTACGACGGCTCGCAGATCGGATACCTACTGCTCATCTCTCATCTCACCTTCGCACTCCAAATGTTCCTGAGCAAGGCACTCCAGTTCGAGAGCGCGTCCTTGGTGACCATCATCAAGACGTCGTCAGACGTGATCTTTGGATTTATAATGCAG GCCGTGTTCTTGAACGTGCATCCGGACATGTTCAGTGTCACCGGTGGTTCACTGATTCTCTTCGGCGTCTTGATCCTTGGCCTTCGGAAGATCGCTCAATCAGCAGATCCCCAAAGCAGCATGAAGCGCAAGCTGCGttttttgctttga